The segment TTGCCGGAACCACGAAGTCCCGGCATAAGCAACCAGCGCACAGATGCGTCGCCACCCATAAAATTACGAACATGCTTCTGCATGCGCAAAAACATGCTCCTTTGTGGATTGCGTTCTCCACGATCATTAAAAACATAGGCACGGGTACGAAAAGACCCTTGCACCACTTGGTCACGCACAAATTGATATAATTTTTCCTTTTTTTCTCCGTTCATGACTCTTGTATTGCTTAATTATTCAAGCTTACAAGAAACGCCCGTCTCTTGTCAAGTATACATTACAAGAAGTGTTTGGCCGCCTGTTTTACCTTTATTTTAGGCATTAAAACTGGCGTTTTCTTGTATGGTATTTTGCAAATTTCTAATTTATATATGTTTTAAACCATTCTTTGGCGCTTTTTCCCTCATCTTACTTCAATTTCCCCACCTACTAATTTCGGCAAAAGCAAATCCCAAGCTTGTCTGAGAGATTCATTTTGAAGTTCTAACTGGTCAATTAAATATCGGATGGATTTTACTGCCGAGCTCTTTTTTCAATCCGGGGTCGCCGAACTAGTCAATAAAAACAAGCATAGGCCCTATTCTAAAGAAATTATTTATAATTGCCTGAAAATATTTTGGCCAAACCTTTTTTTCTATTTTCATATTTTATCCCCTCCTCATAATATCGTAACAACAACCCCATCTACTTCCGAGGTGGGAAAGGGACAAACAAACCCCCTTGTATAAGGTCTATCCTTCGTAAAAGATAGACCTTCGTTAAAATTTGTTGCGAACTTAACTTATCTTCCGCGCAAAATCAGAAAAGTCCCCACCGTCCCACCTTGAAGGTGGGATAATCGCTAAATGTCACAATTCCCCAACACCCGGTGTTGGTGTTATTAATCTTTTTTTTCCTGTTTCAGTAAACATCTCTACATAGGGACAATTTGTCCCTATGTATTTTGCCAATTCCTCGTCTCTTTTTCTTAGTTTTTTCAAGTAGTCAGTGGGATTAATACTGTCCGTAAGCACTTGCACAATATCAACAATGCTAAAATACCATTTTTCTTCTTTATCCCGCCAAACGCGCCGCACAGGCTTATCTTCAAAAATTACGGTTGCTTTGTTGTTTGTTTTTTTGTTTAGCATACTTCGATTTTTATACCCTTCATCCCCCACCAACTACAAAATCAAGTCTGTCCAATTATCAAAAGAATTATCTTTAATTCCCCAACACCCGGTGTTGGTTAGACTGCTTTCATTGTTTTTTCTTGCTAACTAATTTATAGTACGGGCTTTTGATACAGGAATCTTTAACATAGACAGCATTGTTAAACCCAAATTTTTTCAAAGGAATATTAAAATACAGAGCAAAAACCAAATCGTCAATATAATCTTTTAAAGCTCTTTGCTTATCAAAATCAATGATAGGTAGTGATTTCAAATCTGCTAAAAATATTTGCTTTCCCTCTAAATCTAACTTTTTATTGTAATAGGTATTCCTAATTGTTTTTTTAACCGAATCCAGATTGTCCTTGATTTGGAGTTTTATTTCTTTACCTTCTTTTATTAGCACCAAATAATTGTCCTTTATCCATACACTATCAAACTTTTGAATCATTACTCTTGAAAAATCCACATAGCCCGACAGTGTTTTCTCTTCCAAAACCAGCATTTCTTCTATGCGTTTTATAATCTCATTTTTGATAAATTGATTACCTTCGGTAATTTTAGGGACACGAACAAATTCTTTTATTGCGGTAATTGAAATCAGCAAGTCTTTTTCGTTCTCACTTTTTAAGTTGGAGTTTAGGATTAAAATATTGATAGGAGAGTTCAATAATGCAAAAATATACAAAATTTCCACTTCTTTCTCGCTTCCAATGGCACATATTTGATTTCTTGCCCAAACAACAGGTAAAGATGTAAAATGAAACCTATTCGGATTAGCGTAAGACCAAATAACTTTGTATTTGCTGTCTAATAAACAGTATCCCTGATTGGCCTGTAGAAGTTTAATTTTGAATTTGGAGTTACCGCTTCTGATATTTGGCCAAAATCCACGAAACTCTTTAGTTGTCCAATACTCTTTCTTTAATTTTGGATAGAATAGATAGTTTTCTCCCTTCTTTTCTAAAATTTCTTTTTCGTTTATCTCATAACCTATATCGAAGTAGAACCTACTTTTAAATTTATGGTTTGCCCAAGTATGGTCGTAATAAATAGCGATACTCTCTGTTTGTCTTTTATATTCTGCGTAAAAATCTAAAAACAATTTATTCTGCTTAATGAGATTCCAATTGACTGCATTTTGCAAAAGAGTAGCCTGTAAAATTCTTTTTTTACGAACCGCCTTGCCTGCTAAAATATTATTTAAAGTTGTTTCATCGGGTTTATCAGAATTGATTATTTCAACTTGATGAAATGAAGGGGGCGTTTTCCTAATAAGGACAAGAATTAAACTTGAGGTTGCCACGGGTCTATTTTGCATAAGCCCACGACCTATAAACACCCTTCCGCTAAATGTAATAATTTTTTCAATAGTGGTAAATTTGGCCAGATAGTAACGCAAAGTATCGTGGTCTCCAGAAGTAAGAAGTGTTTGAGGGATAATAAAACAGAGTTTCCCGTTATCTTTAAGTAAAGCTATTCCAAGAGCTACAAAAAAAGCATAGAGATTTGGTTTTGGGGGTCTTTTCTTTTTTGTATTTGGTGTGCTGTGTAAATTCATCCCGTAGATATTGCTAAGATTAACTTTATTTTGTTTCATCAACTCAAAAATCAAAACCTTTTGTTTTGAACACTCGTTATAACCAACATAGGGAGGATTACCTATTACAAAATCAAAGCGACGGCGAGGAATTTCGGGCTGGTTTTCAAGGCTTCTTTTCATTTCTTCTAGATCACTTTCTTCCCTAACATAGCTTTTATATCCTAAATCCAAGCTTCCAAAATCCATTGAGAGTTGCCCACCTGTAACATCTATATCGTGTATTGTGTTTCTTAATGCAGTGTTCATAAACTCAGCAACGCTGTCTCTTGTTAGAAATACCTTAATTTTTTTATCAATAGGATTGTTATATTTCTCATTAATTATTTGAGGTAGCAACCGCATTAAGATATTCATTTCAGCGAGATAGAGAGGAAATTCAGCGATGTCCAGACCAAAGATATTGTTATTAACAACTTCTTCAATTTGCTTTGACTTCTCTTGAGAGTTGTTACCAAATGCTTTAAGAATTGAATCAACAGCACTATAAAGAAATGTCCCACTTCCACAAGAGGGGTCGATTAAGGAAACGCTGTTTTTATCTTCCTGATAGTGTTTCTGAAGGGCGTTAGGTGTAAACCCGACTTGATGTAACATAAAATTAACAACTGCTGGATCGGTAAAGTATTGCCCCTTTTTTGTATCTTCATAAAGCTCTTTAAGATAGTTTTCGTAAATGTAACCAAAAATTTCATTTTGAATGTTGGCAAAGGTGTATTTCTTAATGAAAACAAATATATCAAGCCACGGAGCAACATCGTGAAGTTCGTTTTTAGGCTGTCTATATAAATTAAGCAATATCTGGCTGATAAAGTCCTGCTCTTTCTTGAAAGGTCTATAAATATTTTGGGAGATTTTGTTTGAGATGCCTTCAATAACTCCTAAAATCTTGCCGTATTGTTTAACCTTGAGACAATCGTGTATTGATTTAACAATGTCTTTAAATTCCTGAACAAAATTGCCAAATTCGTTATCAACTAAAGTTTTATACAAAATGAATTGAATGACATAGGCATAAGTAATTTCAACTGCTCTTCTTTCTCTCTCTCTCTTGCCCAATCCCTCAAAATAACCTTCAACCTGAAGCTTATTTTTAAAACTTTTTATCAAGCGGGTAATATCGTCAAAAAATATTTGCCTGTTTTCTTCAACAGGTAACTTTTCCTCTTTAAAAAGAGATAGTTGACCCTGAGGTTCAAAAAAGGTTAGGTAATAAAACTCTGGCTTAATATATTCTTCCCAAAACTCAAGAAAAATATCTGTTTCATCAATAATTTGGTCTAATTTAAACTCACGGTAAATGTTATTATTGTAAAAACGCCAAATATAACCGTCAGTTAAAATCCCGTAATGTTTATCAAAATCTTTTTGGTAATTGAATAGTTGTTGAACCCCCGCTTTTATGTTTCCGTAACATTCCGCCTCTAAAGGAATGATAATATCTGGGTTGATATAGAGAACAAAGTCCGCCCGCCTGCCTTCTTTCGCCTTATTTTCGTGAATGTATTCTCTTTTCCTTAATTCCAATTTGCTAGAAAGAGAACCCTCTTTTAAATCAAAGAGTTCTTTGCTTTCAAAGCAAGCTCGGACAAAGCTATGTACACCCGTACCAAGCTCTTGTTTTCTATAATAATCTCTTTCTTTATTCCATTTTGCTTTTAGACCTTTAATATCCATATCTTTATATTTATATGTGCAATCATTACACTTTTAACCGCTCAATTTCAGCAAGAAGTTTTTCTTGGGATATTTCAGGATTGTTTATTTTCATACTCCAATTCTACCATTTTTAAATCAATTTAGGTGGGGGGTTTTTGAGATTGCTTCGTCGTCTAACTCCTCGCAATGACGGGATAAATTTTTTGGCCTTCCGAAGCAATCAAAAACGGTACATCCTTATCGTGATTTACAATTTTTCCTTTTCCAATCCAATTTAACGAGGGCATAGTTTATATTTAGCAAATGTTGTTCCTTTTTTAATCCACCGTGGGTCATTTACCCCCATTTTCTTGTACATCCAAACGGTCTGTTGGCTGTTTATACAACTGTCTTTATACATCCACAGCAAAATCTCGACAGGGCGAAAGTATAGTTTATTCTCGAATGTCAGTTGTTTGATCTGCTCTTTATCGTTCAAAATTACAAAGTGAGAATTAGCAAATGATCTGGCAGCATTGATATTACTTATATCTACCGCATCCTTCGAAAGTCTTCTGAAACTGGTCGTAGTATCCCAAAAAGTACCAGAAGGAGTGGAAACCGAAGAGAGGACATCAATCTTTGGTCCCGATTCATAGGAGTCACAAGTGATTGTTCCTGTAGTTCTTGAGATTACAAAGTTTTGACTTGTCTCGCTGTTTGAAGTCACCAAATCGGGCGACGCGGTAAAAAGACTTGGTTGGTCTGTATATACCAATTGAGCTAATGAACTTTGGGTAGCCGCAAAAGTAATTCCCTTACTTTCTAAAAAAGCAACCGCGGGTACATTGTTCGAACACATATATTCTATTTGTGCCGTACCAGATCTATC is part of the Patescibacteria group bacterium genome and harbors:
- a CDS encoding N-6 DNA methylase, with amino-acid sequence MDIKGLKAKWNKERDYYRKQELGTGVHSFVRACFESKELFDLKEGSLSSKLELRKREYIHENKAKEGRRADFVLYINPDIIIPLEAECYGNIKAGVQQLFNYQKDFDKHYGILTDGYIWRFYNNNIYREFKLDQIIDETDIFLEFWEEYIKPEFYYLTFFEPQGQLSLFKEEKLPVEENRQIFFDDITRLIKSFKNKLQVEGYFEGLGKRERERRAVEITYAYVIQFILYKTLVDNEFGNFVQEFKDIVKSIHDCLKVKQYGKILGVIEGISNKISQNIYRPFKKEQDFISQILLNLYRQPKNELHDVAPWLDIFVFIKKYTFANIQNEIFGYIYENYLKELYEDTKKGQYFTDPAVVNFMLHQVGFTPNALQKHYQEDKNSVSLIDPSCGSGTFLYSAVDSILKAFGNNSQEKSKQIEEVVNNNIFGLDIAEFPLYLAEMNILMRLLPQIINEKYNNPIDKKIKVFLTRDSVAEFMNTALRNTIHDIDVTGGQLSMDFGSLDLGYKSYVREESDLEEMKRSLENQPEIPRRRFDFVIGNPPYVGYNECSKQKVLIFELMKQNKVNLSNIYGMNLHSTPNTKKKRPPKPNLYAFFVALGIALLKDNGKLCFIIPQTLLTSGDHDTLRYYLAKFTTIEKIITFSGRVFIGRGLMQNRPVATSSLILVLIRKTPPSFHQVEIINSDKPDETTLNNILAGKAVRKKRILQATLLQNAVNWNLIKQNKLFLDFYAEYKRQTESIAIYYDHTWANHKFKSRFYFDIGYEINEKEILEKKGENYLFYPKLKKEYWTTKEFRGFWPNIRSGNSKFKIKLLQANQGYCLLDSKYKVIWSYANPNRFHFTSLPVVWARNQICAIGSEKEVEILYIFALLNSPINILILNSNLKSENEKDLLISITAIKEFVRVPKITEGNQFIKNEIIKRIEEMLVLEEKTLSGYVDFSRVMIQKFDSVWIKDNYLVLIKEGKEIKLQIKDNLDSVKKTIRNTYYNKKLDLEGKQIFLADLKSLPIIDFDKQRALKDYIDDLVFALYFNIPLKKFGFNNAVYVKDSCIKSPYYKLVSKKKQ